Proteins co-encoded in one Arachis hypogaea cultivar Tifrunner chromosome 13, arahy.Tifrunner.gnm2.J5K5, whole genome shotgun sequence genomic window:
- the LOC112736310 gene encoding phenylacetaldehyde oxime monooxygenase CYP71AN24 — MAFLQLQSILKQYSSYYYYYEQDYYSTLYYLAIFGFISIFLVLNFTITKKGRKSNNLPPSPPKLPFIGNLHQLGTLPHRSFHELSKKHGPLMSLQLGQTPAIVVSSVDVAKEIIKNHDVVFSNRPQTTSERIIMYGCKDVAFAPYGDEWRQKRKICVLELLSLKRVRSFQSIREEEVAELVDSIRETCGSNKESCVNLSELIIATSNNIVSRCVLGQKYDNPDGNSSFGELGRKMMRELAAFSVGDFFPFLGWLDFLTGQIQEFKATFHALDCFYDKVLEEHRRMIKKGNDDDKKDFVDLLLQVQEDGVHHDFHLSNDNLKAILMDVFAGGGDTTSTLLEWTFAELIKNPKIMKKVQEEVRNVVGYKQKIDENDVNKMEYMKCVMKEILRLHPPAPLLIPRETLSDVKLKGYDIPSKTKVYLNAWTIQRDPEIWNNPEEFIPERFEKSQIDFMGQHLELIPFGFGRRGCAGISFAIASTEHILANLLYWFDWKLPNNNDDDDVGVTKMQHIDMCEIYGLTVCKKVPLHLQPKLYNHMGK, encoded by the exons atgGCTTTTCTACAACTTCAATCAATACTAAAACAATAttcctcttattattattattatgagcaAGATTACTACTCAACCCTTTACTACTTAGCCATTTTTGGCTTCATAAGCATCTTTCTTGTGCTTAATTtcacaataacaaaaaaaggaCGAAAATCCAATAAtcttccaccatcaccaccaAAGCTACCATTCATTGGAAACCTTCATCAACTAGGAACATTGCCACACCGTTCCTTCCATGAACTCTCAAAGAAGCATGGCCCTCTCATGTCTCTTCAACTTGGACAAACACCAGCCATTGTTGTTTCTTCGGTTGATGTGGCCAAAGAAATCATCAAAAACCATGATGTTGTTTTCTCCAACAGGCCCCAAACAACATCCGAGAGAATCATTATGTATGGATGTAAGGATGTTGCTTTTGCACCCTATGGTGATGAGTGGAGACAGAAAAGAAAGATTTGTGTTCTTGAGCTTCTAAGCCTTAAAAGGGTGCGATCCTTTCAATCCATTCGTGAAGAGGAGGTTGCCGAATTG gtTGATAGCATACGTGAAACATGtggaagcaacaaagagtcatgTGTGAACCTTAGTGAGTTGATAATTGCAACATCAAACAACATAGTGTCAAGATGTGTTCTTGGACAAAAGTATGATAATCCAGATGGTAATAGCAGCTTTGGAGAGCTTGGAAGGAAGATGATGAGAGAATTGGCTGCTTTTAGTGTGGGAGATTTCTTCCCTTTCTTGGGTTGGCTTGATTTTCTCACTGGCCAAATACAAGAATTCAAGGCCACTTTTCATGCATTAGATTGTTTCTATGATAAGGTACTTGAAGAACATAGGAGAATGATTAAGAaaggaaatgatgatgataagAAAGACTTTGTTGATTTACTGCTTCAAGTTCAAGAGGATGGTGTTCATCATGACTTTCACCTCTCCAATGATAATCTCAAAGCAATCCTAATg GACGTATTTGCGGGAGGTGGTGACACTACTTCAACACTTTTGGAGTGGACATTTGCAGAACTGATTAAGAATCCAAAGATCATGAAGAAAGTTCAAGAAGAAGTAAGAAATGTTGTTGGGTATAAACAAAAAATAGATGAAAATGATGTGAATAAAATGGAATACATGAAATGTGTCATGAAAGAAATTCTAAGATTGCATCCACCTGCTCCTTTATTAATACCCCGTGAAACCCTAAGTGATGTGAAGCTAAAAGGTTATGATATTCCATCAAAGACAAAGGTATATTTGAATGCATGGACAATTCAAAGGGACCCCGAAATTTGGAACAACCCTGAAGAGTTCATTCCTGAGAGATTTGAGAAAAGTCAAATTGATTTTATGGGTCAACATTTGGAACTTATACCCTTTGGTTTCGGAAGAAGGGGTTGTGCTGGAATTTCATTTGCAATTGCTTCCACTGAACATATTCTTGCTAATCTTCTATATTGGTTTGATTGGAAGCTGcccaataataatgatgatgatgatgttggtgTCACTAAAATGCAACACATTGATATGTGTGAGATTTATGGGCTCACTGTTTGCAAGAAAGTACCATTGCATCTTCAGCCTAAACTATACAATCATATGGGGaagtaa